A genomic region of Camelus ferus isolate YT-003-E chromosome 11, BCGSAC_Cfer_1.0, whole genome shotgun sequence contains the following coding sequences:
- the LOC102506760 gene encoding cytochrome c oxidase assembly factor 6 homolog, with amino-acid sequence MAAPSMKERQACWGARDEYWKCLDENTEDASQCKNLRSSFESSCPQQWIKYFDKRRDYLKFKEKFEAGEIQPPKTTSKS; translated from the exons ATGGCAGCCCCATCTATGAAAGAAAGGCAGGCTTGCTGGGGAGCCCGGGATGAGTACTGGAAGTGTTTAGATGAGAACACAGAGGACGCTTCTCAATGCAAGAACTTAAGAAGCTCATTTGAATCAAGTTGTCCCCAGCAGTGG ataaaatattttgataaaagaaGAGACTacttaaaattcaaagaaaagtttgaagccgGAGAGATCCAGCCTCCAAAAACAACCTCAAAGTCCTAG